From the Lancefieldella sp. Marseille-Q7238 genome, one window contains:
- a CDS encoding glucosaminidase domain-containing protein: MANFDGIKTTLNVSSSSLVSGSDERRERSKDLTFSGRTTALSAGIVQASQSPKDPLKSVLSEGAKLRAISIAQRAEEGQGDAGAQTYSLLGAVGMTSYLAKSKGIPYDAHGEDIVVALSASKGQRLKALSEMHQQDPSVGQVVRQIGANIFSQSDECDEADKLYETTHRMKRFYKNYQAFSQQRRIHATTRISNKTKAVSTTNKVANAKTDILTIKKVRATAKGGGSFVSAIAAGGMTLPVMVVFFFIITAVIIFGGFAGANASNSTKGVEGLPPYITADMVEAALEAQAKYGHPAGCTIAQIIVESGLGDHMSGLATRDFNLFGMKWAGSFADCPEVAGYSNWQTGEEYGGEQITIMDSFTRFKSHRDCIIFRSRVFLQSSRYSSNPAIMQAIANHDSDKMAEGLKSAGWATSSAYVTSLKSVMDQYDLRRFDTMTVEDFRRSSTSVSGTVSDGSLSSRQKAIINAAYNTPSPGPGLCAMYVSQVWTKAGFSCPYGNACDMYYAWCHSSNLEDLKPGMIIAVPTHNSTADARRYGHVCIYIGNNTVRENVLGQVRDTPLSSWLSCYGGAATPKWGWIFGLNLSS, translated from the coding sequence ATGGCTAACTTTGACGGTATCAAAACAACTTTGAATGTCTCATCATCATCTCTCGTATCCGGAAGCGATGAAAGAAGAGAACGCTCAAAAGATCTGACTTTTTCTGGTCGCACTACGGCATTAAGCGCAGGTATTGTGCAAGCTTCTCAGAGCCCTAAAGATCCTCTTAAGAGCGTACTTTCTGAGGGAGCAAAACTTAGAGCAATTAGTATCGCCCAAAGAGCAGAAGAAGGTCAGGGGGATGCCGGAGCTCAAACGTACTCACTTTTAGGCGCTGTAGGTATGACCTCCTACCTCGCAAAATCAAAAGGCATACCTTATGATGCACATGGTGAGGATATAGTAGTAGCGCTTAGCGCTAGCAAGGGTCAACGACTCAAAGCACTCTCCGAGATGCATCAACAAGATCCAAGTGTTGGACAGGTTGTACGTCAAATCGGTGCCAATATATTCTCACAGTCTGACGAGTGTGACGAAGCTGACAAGCTTTACGAGACAACACATCGTATGAAACGCTTCTATAAAAACTATCAGGCCTTTAGCCAACAACGCCGTATTCACGCCACTACAAGAATTTCAAATAAAACAAAAGCAGTCTCAACAACAAATAAAGTTGCTAATGCAAAGACGGATATCCTGACTATAAAAAAGGTGAGAGCAACAGCAAAAGGAGGGGGAAGTTTCGTTAGCGCAATTGCGGCCGGAGGAATGACTTTGCCTGTTATGGTTGTCTTTTTCTTTATCATCACAGCTGTCATTATCTTCGGAGGTTTTGCTGGAGCGAATGCTTCAAATTCCACAAAAGGAGTTGAAGGCCTTCCACCTTATATCACTGCCGATATGGTAGAAGCCGCACTTGAAGCTCAGGCTAAATATGGTCATCCCGCTGGATGTACCATAGCGCAAATTATTGTGGAATCTGGGCTGGGAGATCATATGTCTGGGCTTGCTACCCGTGACTTTAATTTATTCGGAATGAAATGGGCTGGAAGTTTTGCTGATTGTCCAGAGGTTGCTGGATATTCTAATTGGCAGACTGGCGAGGAATATGGAGGAGAACAAATAACAATCATGGATTCTTTCACCCGCTTTAAAAGTCATCGTGATTGTATAATTTTCCGTTCTCGTGTGTTTCTTCAGTCCTCTCGTTATTCATCTAATCCAGCAATCATGCAAGCCATAGCTAACCACGATTCAGACAAGATGGCAGAGGGTTTAAAATCCGCAGGCTGGGCAACATCTTCTGCTTATGTAACTAGCTTGAAATCAGTTATGGATCAGTATGATTTAAGACGCTTTGATACCATGACTGTAGAAGATTTTAGGCGCTCATCAACTAGTGTATCTGGCACTGTATCAGATGGTTCTTTAAGTAGTCGTCAAAAAGCCATTATTAATGCTGCCTATAACACCCCTTCTCCAGGTCCAGGGCTTTGTGCCATGTATGTTAGTCAAGTATGGACAAAAGCGGGCTTTTCTTGCCCATATGGCAATGCGTGCGATATGTATTACGCCTGGTGTCATTCGTCAAACCTCGAAGATCTTAAACCGGGAATGATTATTGCCGTCCCAACACATAACAGTACTGCTGATGCGCGGCGCTATGGCCACGTCTGCATTTATATAGGAAACAATACGGTACGTGAAAATGTGCTTGGACAAGTACGCGATACTCCCCTTTCATCATGGCTCAGCTGCTATGGTGGCGCAGCTACTCCTAAATGGGGATGGATTTTTGGTCTTAATCTTAGTTCATAG
- a CDS encoding relaxase/mobilization nuclease domain-containing protein, translating to MPYVKPISGHTSCRFVQEYLEKNGRALARDFLELEENDSRTGMSWSAQMDETREVYGNDRSVNGGKVRTYNHYVLSPDPKDNISLEELRTYTTEWASKAFPGYQIAIIYHNDSNERLKNGERGILHAHLIVNNTNLNSGRRLAPWLTPTRVRDISRLAQDMAKKRGWKAFDWEKTTEEKSALRGFSVERKESRTKTYKRGVTRQDNYYTRSELAVLKDRGWSWKEDLRARIRIARELSCTEREFMDALRELGVKLGRTKKGDYLYTHITHNTWCAGGMTLGKQYSRNVVIERLNEADSQRIKEKDQKRVSEERRAITLVSLEYFAIDKMRTIGWLACDGTTTLKDVADMLQTNREFNIVHTSDYKSALKGLNQGSSDYIRVDRAMKVAEKINLRDEVPESSYKKEDIGKPQLRKQKQITLRSISKKQSTYDAQKTQRKVAQKDTRQDKDRRQR from the coding sequence ATGCCCTATGTAAAACCAATATCAGGGCATACCTCCTGTCGTTTCGTACAAGAATACTTAGAAAAAAATGGGCGTGCACTCGCTCGTGACTTTCTTGAGCTTGAGGAGAACGATTCTCGCACAGGTATGAGCTGGTCGGCACAAATGGATGAGACGCGTGAAGTTTACGGCAATGATCGCTCTGTTAATGGAGGCAAAGTAAGAACGTATAACCATTATGTGCTTTCACCAGATCCTAAAGATAATATTTCGCTTGAAGAACTTAGAACATATACAACAGAATGGGCTTCAAAAGCATTTCCCGGATACCAAATTGCAATTATTTATCACAACGACTCAAATGAGCGCTTAAAAAACGGTGAGAGAGGGATTTTGCACGCTCACCTTATCGTTAATAATACAAATCTAAATAGTGGTAGAAGGCTCGCACCGTGGCTTACCCCTACCAGAGTCCGTGATATTTCAAGACTTGCTCAAGATATGGCAAAAAAGCGTGGATGGAAAGCATTTGACTGGGAAAAAACAACAGAAGAAAAAAGCGCTCTTCGAGGGTTTTCCGTTGAAAGAAAAGAATCAAGAACTAAAACTTATAAAAGAGGTGTGACACGTCAGGATAATTACTACACACGCTCTGAGCTTGCCGTACTAAAAGATAGAGGTTGGTCTTGGAAAGAAGACCTTAGAGCACGTATTCGTATAGCAAGAGAGCTTTCATGCACAGAACGAGAGTTTATGGATGCTCTTAGGGAGCTAGGAGTAAAGCTTGGACGTACAAAAAAGGGCGACTATCTTTACACACATATTACTCATAACACCTGGTGTGCCGGAGGAATGACTCTTGGAAAGCAATATAGCCGAAATGTAGTGATTGAGAGATTGAATGAAGCGGATTCTCAACGGATTAAAGAAAAGGACCAGAAAAGGGTTTCTGAGGAAAGACGAGCGATAACTCTTGTTTCTTTAGAGTATTTTGCAATAGATAAGATGCGAACAATCGGGTGGCTTGCATGTGATGGAACAACTACCTTAAAGGATGTTGCCGATATGCTGCAAACTAACAGAGAATTCAATATTGTTCATACAAGTGATTATAAGAGTGCTTTAAAAGGTCTGAATCAGGGTTCTTCGGATTATATAAGAGTCGACAGAGCAATGAAGGTGGCAGAAAAGATTAACCTTCGCGATGAAGTACCAGAAAGTTCCTATAAAAAAGAAGATATAGGTAAACCTCAGCTAAGAAAACAAAAGCAGATCACCCTGAGATCAATATCAAAAAAACAAAGCACATATGATGCTCAAAAAACACAGAGAAAAGTAGCTCAGAAGGATACGAGACAAGATAAGGACAGGAGACAAAGATAA
- a CDS encoding IS30 family transposase, producing the protein MTRAGKYLNELERFVIEVELADGNTISGIARKLGRARCTIQREIARGSCEQIDSRFLTINLVYKADYAQMMSIRRSSAKGCALKIGKDMASAHQLETLIKNNHWSPAAALGYAKRKKLISTIVSVPTLYSYIKNGVLSINEDDLPRRGSQKRRAARRYRQSHRNLRGKSIEERPKKVLDRKEWGHWEGDLIVGSSNTKVSYLTLLERKTRYVIAMRVNSRKKYETPHCLDALERYFGETFSNVFKTITFDNGSEFSDWESMERSCLKDEKRTHIYYAHPYCSSERGSNENCNGLLRRAGFKKSSNLGSIKPEEAVKFISWVNSLPRRILGFQSALEAFSADYRSVYGVTKISSFQEVPQLYATG; encoded by the coding sequence ATGACAAGAGCGGGTAAGTATCTTAATGAGCTTGAAAGATTCGTTATCGAAGTTGAATTAGCTGACGGTAATACTATTTCAGGAATAGCACGTAAACTCGGCCGCGCTCGTTGCACAATACAAAGAGAAATAGCACGCGGAAGCTGTGAGCAAATAGATAGCCGATTTCTCACAATAAATCTTGTTTATAAAGCCGACTATGCTCAAATGATGTCTATTCGAAGATCAAGTGCAAAAGGATGCGCTCTAAAAATAGGAAAAGATATGGCCTCTGCTCACCAACTCGAGACCTTAATCAAAAACAATCACTGGTCTCCAGCAGCTGCACTAGGCTACGCTAAAAGAAAGAAACTCATTTCGACAATAGTAAGCGTTCCAACACTATATTCCTATATTAAAAATGGCGTTCTCTCAATCAACGAAGATGATCTTCCGAGACGTGGATCACAGAAAAGACGAGCAGCGAGAAGATATAGACAGTCTCATCGCAACTTACGTGGCAAGTCTATTGAAGAGCGTCCGAAAAAGGTTCTTGATAGAAAGGAATGGGGACATTGGGAGGGAGATCTTATTGTTGGATCCTCCAACACAAAAGTTTCCTATCTAACCCTTCTTGAGCGTAAAACACGATATGTTATTGCTATGCGTGTTAACTCAAGAAAGAAATATGAGACTCCCCATTGCCTTGATGCACTTGAAAGGTATTTTGGAGAAACCTTTAGTAATGTATTCAAAACAATCACTTTTGATAATGGAAGTGAATTTTCCGACTGGGAAAGTATGGAAAGATCCTGTCTTAAAGATGAAAAGAGAACCCATATCTACTATGCTCATCCTTATTGCAGTTCAGAAAGAGGAAGTAACGAAAATTGTAACGGCCTTCTACGTAGAGCAGGCTTTAAAAAGAGTTCAAACCTTGGCTCTATAAAGCCAGAAGAAGCCGTAAAATTTATCTCGTGGGTTAATTCCCTACCAAGACGAATATTAGGCTTCCAAAGCGCTTTGGAAGCCTTTAGCGCAGATTATAGAAGTGTCTACGGCGTAACAAAAATATCATCTTTTCAAGAAGTTCCTCAATTGTATGCAACTGGGTAA